One window of Triticum dicoccoides isolate Atlit2015 ecotype Zavitan chromosome 5A, WEW_v2.0, whole genome shotgun sequence genomic DNA carries:
- the LOC119300389 gene encoding bZIP transcription factor 18-like, which produces MERIGEAHQVHQLQQAASFGVVEHSVVAAAAAAKPRAPGLPPTPPASFAGQRGGASGDVCMDDSSGAAGRKQVVPAHRRSRSEVPFAGYFPPPTQQLPQPKAEAGGWGDGAGGDDLFNSYLNLEGMDVLNSSSPDSSAKADSSENGDSEEWVGAGVKRSAAGEPAMAGRHARSLSVDSLMGRFNFASPGGAAANGAGGMFSLEFGSGEFSPAEMKKIMADEKLAEMALADPKRVKRVLANRQSAARSKERKMRYIVELEQKVQILQTEATTLAAQINLLQRDSSAVATQNNELRFRLQAMEQQAQLRDALNEALTGEVQRLKIATIELGIGDSCSSNGMAQQHNLMFQQQQQLQQATPIPFYQLQHQQQQQQQQQNGTASKHESRE; this is translated from the exons ATGGAGCGCATTGGCGAGGCCCACCAGGTGCACCAGCTGCAGCAGGCGGCGTCGTTCGGCGTGGTCGAGCACtccgtggtggcggcggcggcggcggccaagccGAGGGCGCCGGGGCTGCCGCCGACGCCGCCCGCGTCCTTCGCCGGGCAGCGGGGTGGTGCGAGCGGCGACGTGTGCATGGACGACTCCTCGGGGGCGGCGGGGCGCAAGCAGGTCGTGCCGGCGCACCGCCGGTCCCGCAGCGAGGTGCCGTTCGCGGGCTACTTCCCGCCGCCGACGCAGCAGCTGCCGCAGCCCAAGGCGGAGGCCGGGGGCTGGGGCGACGGTGCCGGCGGCGACGACCTCTTCAACTCGTACCTGAACCTGGAGGGGATGGACGTGCTCAACTCCTCGTCGCCCGACAGCAGCGCCAAGGCCGACAGCAGCGAGAACGGCGACTCCGAGGAGTGGGTCGGCGCGGGCGTCAAGAGGAGCGCCGCCGGGGAGCCGGCGATGGCCGGGCGGCACGCCCGGAGCCTGTCCGTGGACAGCCTCATGGGGAGGTTCAACTTCGCCTCCCCCGGCGGCGCCGCCGCCAACGGCGCGGGGGGCATGTTCAGCCTGGAGTTCGGCAGCGGCGAGTTCTCCCCGGCCGAGATGAAGAAGATCATGGCCGACGAGAAGCTGGCCGAGATGGCCCTCGCCGACCCCAAGCGCGTCAAGAG GGTGCTGGCGAACCGGCAGTCGGCGGCGCGGTCCAAGGAGCGCAAGATGCGGTACATCGTGGAGCTGGAGCAGAAGGTGCAGATCCTGCAGACGGAGGCCACCACGCTCGCCGCGCAGATCAACCTCCTGCAG CGCGACTCGTCGGCGGTGGCGACGCAGAACAACGAGCTGAGGTTCCGGCTGCAGGCCATGGAGCAGCAGGCGCAGCTGCGCGATG CTCTGAACGAGGCGCTGACAGGCGAGGTCCAGCGCCTCAAGATCGCGACCATCGAGCTCGGCATCGGCGACTCCTGCTCCTCCAACGGCATGGCCCAGCAGCACAACCTCATgtttcagcagcagcagcagctgcagcaggcTACACCCATACCATTCTACCAGCTGCagcaccaacagcagcagcagcagcagcagcagaacggCACAGCCAGCAAGCATGAATCAAGAGAGTGA